The following coding sequences lie in one Nycticebus coucang isolate mNycCou1 chromosome 18, mNycCou1.pri, whole genome shotgun sequence genomic window:
- the LOC128570980 gene encoding cysteine-rich PDZ-binding protein-like, producing MLCEKCEKKLGTVITPDTWKDGARNTTESGGRKLNEQKSLTSKKARFDPYGKNKFSTCRICKSSVHQPGSHYCQGSAYKKGICSMCGKKVLDTKN from the exons ATGCTGTGcgaaaaatgtgaaaagaaacttGGTACTGTTATCACTCCAGATACATGGAAGGATGGAGCTAGAAATACCACAGAAAGTGGTGGAAGAAAACTGAATGAACAGA aaagcCTTACTTCGAAAAAAGCAAGATTTGATCCTTATGGAAAGAATAAGTTCTCCACTTGCAGAATCTGTAAAAGTTCTGTACACCAACCAGGTTCTCATTACTGCCAGGGCTCTGCCTACAAAAAGGGTATCTGCTCCATGTGTGGAAAAAAGGTTTTAGATACTAAAAACTAA